Part of the Quercus lobata isolate SW786 chromosome 6, ValleyOak3.0 Primary Assembly, whole genome shotgun sequence genome, TAGCACTTGCGTATAGCCATTTAGTCCCTATGTACTTCTCCTACTCCATACTCGGTAAGGAATTTGATTATCAGGTGGTAGGTCAAAGTTACGACCTTCCACGAGTTGAAGGTAGGTCGACCCAGGATGGCATTGTAAGCAGATGAGCAGACGACAACAAGTACTTTGCTGAAGGTAGTCACCGACCGGGTAATGTGACTGCACCGAGAGGGTATACTCTCGTCCCTTCGAACTTGATGAGTGGCGCATTGGTCGGTATGAACCGCTCTCTTTTGATCCTTATCTGTTGGAATGCTGGGTAGTAGAGGATGTCAGTAGAGCCCCTATTGTCAATTAAGACCTAATAAGTGTTGTAGTCCCCCACCCATATGCTAACAATGAGCGCATTGTCGTGTGGGTGGTGGAAACGTCGAGCATCTTCCTCCGAAAATCCAATCACGGGTTTATTGACCCACATCATCTTTGGGATGAAGCTCGTCAGCTAGACATTCTGAACCATCCTGAGGTAAATCTTACGGGCTTTTCTAGATGAGCTAGAAGCTGCAGCGCCTCCCACaatcattcttatgtctcctATGGGTGGCCTAGGAGCGACGCGTCTCCCCTTTCCTTGCTGACGAACCTCTGCAACTTTTCTTGTCTGATAAGAGCTTCTATTTCCTGTTTCAAGTCATAGTAGTCAAACGTATCATGACCATGATCACGGTGAAAACGACAGTACTTGTCTCTAGACCTTTTACTAGGGTCTCCCTTCAGCTTGCCAGGAAATGTCATGGCTCATTCATCCTTGATCTGCATCAGGACTTGATCTTGGGGCATTTAACGAGATGTAGCTCGCGAACCTCTTAGTGGGGGGTTTGGAGCGCCTATCCTCCCGTCGGTCTCCAGTCTTTGTTGTCTTCCATCCCCAGTCCTACCATGCCTCTTCCTGTCTTTCCCTATTCTTAGGTTTCTCTTCCCGGCCCAGTAGTGTGTCTTCCACATTCATGTACTTAGTAGCCTTGTCGAGTACATCCGACATAGTctttgggtcgtttttgtatagggaaaaTAGGAACTTACCCTTCTGTAACTTATTGGTGAATGTAGCCATGAGTATCTTGTCGTCAGCTTTGTCAATTGAGATGGACTCCTTGTTAAAGCGAGTTATGTAAGACCTTAGCGTCTCATCGTCTCATTGTTTAATGTTCATCAAGCATGCAATGGACTTCTTATACCTGTGCCCCCCGATAAAGTGTGAGGCGAACTATGCGCTCAACTCCTTGAAGGTGTCAATGGAGTTTGGCATCAACCTGTTGAACCATACCCTTGTGGGACCATTCAGCGTAGTTGGAAAAGCCCAACATATAATCTCATCTGCCACCCCTTGCAAGTGCATCAAGGTTTTGAAGGACTCCAAGTGATCTAAGGGATCCTTAGATTCGTCATAGGCCTCTACTTGCGGCATGTGGAACTTTGGTGGAAGGGGAAATGAAGTGACAAACGCAGTGAATGGTGAATCCGTTTGAAGGACCAATTCGTCGAGGTCGCTTGATACTCATCCTTTGAGGGCGTTCATCATGAAGTACATCCGttccttcatcatctgcatctccgTGATCATGTATGGTAGGGTCGTATCTGCAACGAATGGATGGCTTGTATCATGTCGCTCTTGTCTGCTTGGGGCGTTGCTGCCCTTCGACCTTTCTTGGTCCCTTCTCTCAACACTAGTACCTTTTTGGCCCTCCTCCTGAGTGTTAAGCCTTGCGTTCTTTTGGTGTAGTTGTTCCTCTAGGTCATGattttgcttggtgaggcgTTCTACCACCACGGCGAAAGTCTGAACCTGTCTCTCGAGGGCAGTGGTACGTACTTTGTCTCCTTGATTATTGTTGGTGGTCGCCATCAagcgagtaagtaccatgcaactctttgtttAGGAAGCGGTAGTATGGCTTACTCCTTCCCCCAAGACgacgccaactgatgatgccaaaaatcacTAGTAAGTCACATAGTCCTCACGTGCTCGAGACAACATCtatgcaaccaaaaaaaaaaaaaaaagaccttacagagagtaccggtgtggtaccgatcaaataccctccgaaggttaaattagagaactttcacaacCCTAGAGTGCTAGAACTAGgataaattatgcgtaccttggtttgtgagggtttgGAGGTTTTTATAGTAGCGTAGAGCTAATGTTCGTTTCTTGGTTGAGAGGgtctttccttgtagggaagatcCTCATTAATACACGTATCCTGCAGGATCCATTCCTTTTAGGGATCCTTTTGATTAGGGTTAACCGTGGGGCACAAGATGTTTCCTTACATACACATTCGTGGAGGCCAAGTAAGGCCACGCTGGACCTATTATAGGCTTCTTTCTCCCTGTCAACTTCCTTTCATCGGCCTCTTATCCTGTCTAGGCGTTCCCGTCGTCTCACACAGATGTCTTTGGGCGTTGAGGTGGAGTCGTCGACCTATGATATCGTCATTTTCATCTCTCTGAATGCACAAGTGGAGTTGACGAGTTCATTAGGACCATCGGCTTCCTTATATGTGAACGAGTTTATCCTCTTCCAGAATTAGCCTTATCAGCTGACAAATTTTACTGGtttttaagagcatcattgAACTAACTCAAACATTTGGAGAggccaatttttatttttgtagctAAATATTTAAAGCCTTACTATAGCTTCGCCCTggctgttcttttttttttttcattattttttatgaactcTATGCTAATTCATCAAAGTTACTAAtgtgttaaagatatattagacatattagtccaatgtaataggcccaagcccactcctacttgtactagtagtttAGAGTTTAGTCGTCTATATATAAACaagttagggttcattgtaatacagattattgtactacactcttatacaataaagatgtaatCCTTatgggattcctccgtggatgtaggctgACAAGGTTGAATTATGTAACCTTCGTATTCTCATTGTTCCTATTTTATGTTTCCCCTTCCGCATCCATTCTAGCATATACAACATAGTATAATACATCGCGatgctaataatatatttaacatagTACTAGAGCCAAActtcgttcttggcatcaaacaaacatctttACACAACAAAGAAGATTCTCACTTGCACACCACCATCTGAAGTCACACATGTTTGTCTGTTGGATCTAGACTCCATGGCATCTCGCAGCCACCATGGCTCTGTGCTGTGTCAAAATCCAACAACCAAGCAAGTTGTGACTTAACTTCTCAGATTTGTGCACATCAAGCCTTCACCTAATAAAACCAACCACACAGACGTGCCCCACGGCCTCCTACGAGAAAAACCCAAAAGTCTGGCAACCATAGGTAGTCACACACGCCTCCATGCATGGACAGAGTCCCCGGCTCTTTCTCCCACGCGCCGTCATGATTTCTTCATGTGCAGCTCATCCATCGGCCACATGCACTGCCTTATCAGCCATGTCGACCGCCAATCTACCTACGGAAGAAATCTGGCTTTCAACTGCTAATGCATGCGCCTCCACGTGCCAACTAATTTCTAGCTTCTCCTCCATGCGTCAATGGACATCGCATGCACTAGCCACTTGCTGAAAACCTCTAATGATGTCATCCTAACATCATCTAGCCATGTCAGTGCCACGCAAGCCCTAATCATGTCAGCCTTAGTCCAGGTCAATGCCACGTCAGCCTTAGTCTAGGTCAGCGCCACGTCATCAAGATGACATCACCGTCTCTACAGCCCAATCTGTGACCCGACCTGGAAAGCCAGAACTGACCCAAACCATGTAGCTTTTGactgaccgttgactttgactaAGATCCattgactttgactttgacttttgtgTTGACCTTgactaaaagttaaaattttcgAAAAGGCctatcttgctcaatttttcgCTTAGATTCTGATTTTGGACTCCGTTTTTTCATTTGAAACCCCGAAATTGGTCAATTGACACATTATTCATTGTGatttcttcaaaggcattcttcaaggcatTTCTAAGGGATCTTCTCATACTTATCCAATCTTAAACCTTCATCGAGCTTTTGCCTTAAGTTTGAAGGGGGTGTTAGAGATagattagacatattagcccaatgtaatagacCCAAGCCCACTCCTACTTGTACTAATATTTTAGGGTTTAGACGCcaatatatacacatgttagggttcattatTATAATAcaagttattgtactacactcttatacaatAGAGATGTAGGCCAATAAGGTTGAACCACGTAATCTTCGTGTTCTCACTattcctattctatgcttcctcttccgcatccactctaacatatacaacatggtataacacatcgtgatgctaataatatatttaacatgatGCATTGACTGTATAATTTTTACATATTAATTAATACTTTGTATgcaatacatttttattttatgaatgttaatagttttttttttctcagaatcatgaatgttttttttttgggagaagaaagaatcatgaatttttgataagtaatactTATATTAACTTAATAGAATAGTGCCAGGGTGTACCATATTAATTGTTCCTAGAAGTAGGATAAAAGCCCAAcgtagtatttttattttattttatttttttgaggaaatttgatcaacattttgaaatttttgatgttttaaaaaagaaatatattttttgttagcCTTTTCCCAATTGGGCACGCATTCCCATGCCCGGAGACAACAACAACCACACCTGTTGAAGCGCATGCAACGACACCCTATCAGGAGAAAATAGGAGAAAGTTTCTCTACAATCTAAATTGGAGGAAGTCTTTCCAAACTACAACATGTTAATATCTGAGAGTGACACCTGTCCAACCCAGCTAAAACTCAAATTCAAGAGATAACTCCCGTTAACTCAAACGTTAGCCACTTTtccatatctttttttattaaaaaaataattaattatttctcaCCACcatttccctctctttttttatcAAAAGAACAATTATTTCCCCCCATAACCAAAACGAAAATGCTCAGTCCCTAAACCAAACCAGACCAGACTAGTCACTCacactctctctgtctccttCCTTAAGCCTTATACAGCTCAAATCccttctccatctctctctttcattcttttccctttctctcttcaaTTGGTCTTAGCCGCACTCAACCAATGCTCCCTCCGcctgtcccccccccccccccgatcTTTTCATTGTTTCTGATAGTCCCACCCATCCACCACTCTTCGCCATTCCACCCATCCAATCACTTCCCTCTTAGTTGGCGCCACTCCATCCAAACCTCTCTCATTCTGCCGTTCCCACTCCCtttccccttctctctctctgccttCCCCATCCCGCACCCAACTTGTCACTATTGAGAACCACCTCTCCATACCCTTCTTTTTGTGGCAATCTCagtgatgaagatgattatTTTTGCGGTTATCTCTGTGATGAAAACAAAGATGATTCTTTTGGTGGTAATCTCTGTGATGAACACAAAGACGATTTCTTTTGCAATAATCTCTATGATGAAAACAGAGACAATTGCTCAACCTTTTTCAAGGTTTGTTTTCCATTAGTAGATTTGAGATTTTTATGCATTGGTTTGTTATTTCTATTGTTGTTCATTGTTTGTGATTGATTTTCAAAGTTTGAATATTGGAGCTTGCTTATCAGTCATACTATTTTGCAATTTTAATCATGTCATTGATCTGTTGTTATGCATAAGTTCATTTAGTAAAGCTTTTGAAATTCTATTGTGATTTCAGACACCTAAACACTCTTGATGGCCCTTTAATTCATGCAAAATGGATGAATGTAAAGAAAGCCATttccaaagaaacaaaagtCGTAAAGCAATTAGATGTGGAGGAAACATAAGTTGTAGCCTTGTTTTGGTTTCCCTTTTAGTTTCTTGGTTTAGTTGGATAGTTTAGGTGTTGAGCTTTGTGGAGCCTAATTGTGTTTGATTCGGATTATTAATTgacccaaaataatattgttacaGTTTTTTAATGGGgtatattttctctatttttgcatcTCACAGGTCTAGGAATTTTGTACATATTCCCATCACTATGCTGTTAAATTGGTTATGATTTGatactctttttttcttgtcaTCTACTGGGTGTGCCTCTTTCAGCCTTATTGTGTATCTATAGCATTTTTGTGTGCTAAATTGGTTTGTGTTGGCTAAATGGGTATGCTAGGTAGCTTGTGGCTTTTTTCTAAGTtgttttacatgttttttttttttttttttttcatatgcaaatttattttcctaaaactgtttacttttttttttttaaaaaaaaaaaattcaaaaggagTCTCAAATAGTAACTACTCATGGAAGcccaaaaaaatcaagcattgtaATAGACGCTCCaaaaattggcatgaaatttgattgtgatgataatgcatatgaattttataaaGATTATGCCCACCAAATTGGCTTTAGTGTACGTGATGATGCACAGGATCGTCAGTAACAGTGAGCGGATGGAATCCTTCGTGGTGCGAGAGAATATGCTCAACGATgatcaccggtgtggtgcctgccacaacgtctccgatgccaaagtcagaaaaATAATAGTCAATCAAGATGTATATCTATGTGTGTATATTTCGTACCTTTTTACTGACTGTGTGGGAGCTTTATACTTGCAACCTTGGGGGCTAGCCGTTGGGGTGATAAATGCTTTCTCAAGTAACGCCCCTGGTCCAATAATGAGACTTTTAAGAGGTTCCCAACGGTCTGCTGGGCTGATTTCGTAACCGCTCAagtcattgattgactgcattgagTGACTCTCTGTCTTCGTCAGTGATGATGGTTTTCCTCGTTGTTCCTGATGACTTCGTCAAGGATGCTTCCTCCTTCACTAAATGTTATCTTCGTCTAGGGATGCAGcatcgtcattcccatcaattGCCCCCCAGGTTCTGGGGTCGTCAGTGACGTGTCATGACGATcacagaagatgaaaagcttctCTTGTGACTCTTGGGGTTCTGTTCCGCATTTAATGCTTAGTGGCGGCGCTACAGGCAATCATGGCCACGTGGCGCGTGACGATCCGTGGAGTTAATGGTGtgacccttgggtttcccgctggTTTTCTAATAGCTTTTTGGTctaagtttaaaacttctctttttcaattttttctttcaccttTCAAAGAGCGAAGACAGAAAGTTTTTCAGTGATATTCCGAGCATTCTTTTGAGACTGTCTTTCTTCTCCGACTCGCCTTGCGCCGTGCTTTTGCCGTTCCGCCATTGGAGGTGtgtgtctctttcttttcacttccttcctctttttgtttttgcataatCTCTGATTCTATGtttccttttattcttcttttgttgttggtttctgcttttcttctttttggggaTTTAGTTTGAGTTGTATTTTTCTGCCCCTTAGATTTCTGCATTTCCATGGTTGATAGTTTGGAGGTTAGGATAGCTTGTCCGTCGGTCTCCTTCCTTTTCGCGCGTCTGGGGGGGTCTTTGGGCACCTATCCGTTTctggaaaattttgtgtttgagggTAATTGTCTGAGCGTGGTTTTGGGCGACTTGTTGCCCTTGCTTCGTCAATCTCTAAATTGGTTCGAGGGTTTAGCTAGGAGAGGGTCAATGTCTGAGGTTAGATCTAGCGATCTCGAGACTGGGTTGTCTTCTAGTGACGACCCGGTTGAAGGAGATACAGCCGTCTCTGGCCAACGGGTGGTTAGGGCTTTTCATGCCCTTGAGGAGATTTGTGGCCTTGACGCTGAGACTGTGAATAGATTCAAGGATCGGTTTCAGTTCCCCTCTAGGGTTCGTGTCCGTCTACCCAGGGAAGAAGATAGGGCCTGCCACTTTTCCCCAGGTGAAGTGTGTTTTTATGAGTCATCTTTCACCTGCGGGCTTAGATTCCCCGTCCATCCGTTCCTGATGGAACTTCTAGATCATTTCGGTATTGCCCCCGGGCAGCTCATGCCTAATTCGTGGAGGATCGTGATCAACTGTATGCAAATATGGTTGGCCTCCAACGGGGATATGATCCGGCTGGCTGAGCTCACCTACTTGTACCGCTTGAAAGAATCCAAAGAGTGGGGGTATTATGAGTTAGTCCCCTGGGAGAGAAAGACTAGGATCGTCAAGGGCTTGCCCTCGTCCTTCAGGTATTGGAAATCGcgctttttctttgtgtctgggGACGACTTCGAGACTCAATCCAGCAGtgattggggtgatatcccaaggttgctccgtcggtggggaaccccgacCTTAGGTGCGTCAGTATTTCTCCCCGTTGTTTCAATTTTGCCAATTTTGAGGCTTTGGCCTTTGctaacttttttgtttctttgtttggtgtAGCTAAGAGACGGCCTGGATTGAAGAGCAGATACAAGGAACGCATAGAGACTGCGATCGGGTACGCGGAGACGATTGAGAGCTGGGACGAGCTGGTCGACCCCCGGTCTCTTGCATTTTACAATCTCGGTCCTGACCCTTCTCCTTTTGTTCTTCGTCAGCTTGgtattgaaggaaaaaagagtaAGTTCTGACTTCGTCAATGTTTGATTCTCCTTGCGTACTTAGGCATTTTTGATAAATGTTTTCTTCTTGCAGAGATGACGACCAAGTTTAACAAGGACATGTACGCGAAGATGAGGTCGAAGAAGGACGAGCCCTTGTCCAATCTAGGGAAGAAGATCGTGCGTGTGACCGGGCAGGGCTCTACTCCTACTCCCCTGAGCACCCTTCCTCTCGTAGCCCTTGAGACGACGAGAACTTCCTCTCCAACTGCATCAATAGAGGAGATCGTCACTCCCGGCTCAAAAAGGCAGCGTGTAGCTGgtaaagggaaggagaagaagaaagctgATGTTTCCTCGTCAACAATATGGGATGATGAGAGGTTAGCTTTGGACAAGGCTCATGAGGTCATCACTCCAGCGGACCTAAAGGCTCTCTCAGACATGTCTTTAAATGACGTTGCCTCCCGCCATGTTCATAAGCTCGTCCAGGTACGGAGttcgtcaattttttttttttttttttactgacgaCTTACAACCTCTTTTCAGGTGTTGGGAGAGAGCCTCCACATTACTGCTGAGTATATCACTCAAGAGGCCAAGGTGGCGTCTCTGACGACCCGAATGGAGGCCCTGGAGAAAGAGAACTCCGACCTGAAGAAGAACCTGATTACCTCCATGGACGAGGCGACCTCTTTGAAGCAGAAGGTCAAAGTGTTAGATGACGACCTCAGGGTTGAACGCCAGTTGACCCAAGAAAAGGATGAGCAGCTtctttcagccagggagaagcTTGCAACTGTTGCCGCCAGGTCGGTGGAGGCTTTCCAGACCACTGACGAGTACAATACTGTACTCTTCAGTTGGTATTTCAAAGGCTTTGAGCTGCTCAGGAGGTACCTCGTCAAGCACCCTTCTGGGGTCAACATGGAGAGTTTGGATTTGGAGGAGGTAGATAAGGAGATGGCTTTGGACGAGGCTGCTCAGTCCTCTGCCCCAGATGGTGATGCTCCAGGTCCTGCCACCGATGCCCCTGCCACCGTGGACGCTTCTGCTGATGCCTGACCCTGTTACTTAgagaaaaatttttgttgtatttggtAGATGCCCTTCTTGTTTTggggccctttttttttgtaagtctaATTTCAGAacagttaattttattttgaaaacaatgataGTGGCCCAGTGGTTATGGGCTGGAATGAAGTTTACTTACTTTTCTTCTAGATGCTTTGGCTGATTTACATCTGTTTACAATTTTGTGCTTTGTTGCATCCTGTTTTGATTTGACGCATTGCACTCTTTTCTCCGTGCACTGACCCCTGCCACTTGTGACTTGAAGGAGGTGCCGTCTGGCGACTTAGGTCCGTCCAGGCGGGctcttgttacttagtcttttaGCCATACTTCtatggtcgtcagtaacttacatccgtcaaggcggaatcttgttacttagccttTTAGCCATACTTCtatggtcgtcagtaacttacatccgtcaaggcggaatcttgttacttagtcttttaACCATACTTCtatggtcgtcagtaacttacatccgtcaaggcggaatcttgttacttagtcttttaACCATACTTCtatggtcgtcagtaacttacatccgtcaaggcggaatcttgttacttcaattttttattggccTTATGGTTGACCAATGCTGTCTGCGCAAAAACATCAGAAGAAAAGTACTTTTATTAACTTCGATAACGAATGCATTCGTGTATTACATTTACTCATGGTATTTCTTTAAGTGTTCAATATTCCATGGACGAGGGAGCTTTTGTCCGTCCATAGTTTCCAGGTGGTAACTTCCTTGCCTCGAATAGTGGATGACGCGATAAGGCCCTTCCCATGTAGGGCACAGCTTCCCTTGAGTGGGGTTTTTAGTCGCTATAGTGACTTTGCGAAGGACGAGGTCCCCTATGTCCAGACGCCTGAGTTTGACCCTCTTATTGTAGTACTCGGCCATCTTTTTTTGATACTTCGTCATTCTACCGGATGCATTATCTCTTATTTCATCTAGGCAATCCAAGTTGAACCGCAGTCCCTCGTCATTGAGTCCATCTCTGAAAGTTCCTCGTCTGATGCTTGTTACTCCAACTTCTACTGGGATTACTGCCTCTGTGCCATGGGTAAGCCTGAAGGGCGTCTCTCCTGTTGGGGTTCTGGCTGTAGTCCTGTATGCCCACAGGACACTAGGTAATTCTTCTGGCCAGGCGCCTTTTGCTTCGTCCAGCTTGGTTTTGATTATCTTGAGCAGCGTCCTATTCGTTACTTCCGTCTGTCCGTTTGCCTGAGGATGTCCCGAGgatgagaactgattcttgatcccgAGGTCCGAGCAGAAGTCTCTGAAGCCTTggctgtcgaactgcctcccattaTCAGATATGATCGTCGAGGGAATCCCGAACCTACAGATTATGTTTTTCCACACGAAGCTCCGGATCTGAGCCTCGGTGATGGTTGCTAGGgcctctgcttcaacccattttgtgaaataatcaatagcaaccagaaggaattttacctgacctttaccttggggcagAGGACCGACGATATTgattccccattgtgcgaacggccatggggagGCTATGGTCGTCATTTTCTCTGCTGGGAGCCGTTGCACGTTCCCGTACCGCTGGCATCTGTCGCACCTTCTGACGATATCAGCAGCATCCccctgcatggttggccaaaaatacCCTGCTCTTATCACCTTGTTGACTAGGGATCTGGAGCCGGCATGGTTGCCACAGATTCCTCCATGTACCTCTTCTAGGATGTATTTGGCCTCGTCCTCGTTGACGCACTTTAGATAaggcatagagaagcctctcttgtacaagGCGTCATTCAGGATCGTAAACCTGGCTGCTCTCTTCTTCACCTTTCTGGCTTCGTCAGTATTCTGAGGTAGGTGCCCATCCTGGAGGAAGGATATTATGGGTGTCATCCAGGTGCTTGTGCTCTGGATGGAGAACGCCGCCACCTCTTGAATACTCGGGTGTTTCTGGATCTCTATTGTCATGTCTGTGCtcgcttttccttcttctgacGATGCTAATTTTGATACTTCGTAGGCCCCAACATTCTGGCTTCTTGGTATCTGGACGAACTCCACTGTGTCGAACTCTTGGGTTAGTTGCCTTGTCAGTTTaaggtatttctgcatcctttcttcctttgcgTCGTACTCTCCACTGATCTGTCCGATTATCAGCTTTGAATCACTCTGGATTAGCAAGTTTTTGGCCCCAAGAGCTTTCCCAAGCCTCAAGCCCGTCAATATTccttcatactcggcttcgttattgGTGGCTGGGAACTTCAGTTGAACCCCATACTTTATCACTTCTCCTTCGGGGGTGGTTATGACGACCCCTACTCCCCCTCTCTTTTGGGCTAACGAACCATCTGTTTGTATTGTCCATTTATCGACTTCGTCTGTAATTTCATCTTCGTCTAGCAGAGTGAATTCagcgatgaagtcagccagaGCTTGTGCCTTGATAGCTGCTCTTGGATGGTACTCGATGTCAAATTGGCTGAGTTCGATTGCCCATTGGACCATTCTCCCTGCGGCTTCTGGtttgttcattgatttcttaATTGGTTGATCCATCATTACAAGGATAAGATTTGACTGGAAATACGGCCTGAGCTTGCGCGAGGCTACTATAAGTGCAAACACAATCTTTTCGATCCTTGGGTACCTGAACTCAGCTCCTTGAAAggcttggctgacgtagtaCACCGAGAGTTGCTTCTTACattcttctctaatcaaggctGCGCTTACTGCCGAGGCTGATACTGCCAGGTATAAGTATAAGTTCTCCCTTCCTTTGGACGGGCTCAGGAGAGGTGGACTGCTCAGATATTGCTTCAGCTCCTGGAACGCTGCTTCGCATTCGTCGGTCCAAGCAAAAGCCTGCTTGAGGGTTTTGAAGAAgggcaggcatttgtctgtggccctagagacgaacctgttcAGGGCTGCTATCCTTCCTGTAAGTTTTTGTACGTCCTTGACAGTCTTGGGTGAAGCCATGTCGATGATAGCTCGTACCTTCTCtggatttgcttctattcctctctaggataccatgaatcccaagaacttACCCGAGGCTACCCCAAAAACACATTTGCTtggattcaacttcatctggTGTTTTCTCAGGGTTGCAAAAGTCTCCTCCAGGTCGTCCAGATGAGCGAGCTCCtccttgctcttgacgagcatatcatccacgtatacttccatgttcctgccaatctgttggctgaacattttgttcaccaaTCTTTGGTACGtagctccagcatttttcaacccaaaaggcatcaccttgtaacagtagagtccttggcttgtgatgaaggcagttttctcctggtcttcttcagccatctttatctggttgtaccctgagaaggcATCCATGAACGTCAGTAGCTTGTGTCCGGCGGTGGAGTCCACGAGCTGGTCTATCCTTGGTAGAgggaagctgtcctttgggcatgttttgttcaggtcggtgaagtctacacacattctccactttccgtttgctttctttaccAGGACGACGTTGGCGAGCCATTCTGGATAATATACTTCCCGGATGAATCCAGCCGTCCAGAGTTTGGTTACTTCCTCTGCAACTGCCTGATCT contains:
- the LOC115950004 gene encoding uncharacterized protein LOC115950004; protein product: MSEVRSSDLETGLSSSDDPVEGDTAVSGQRVVRAFHALEEICGLDAETVNRFKDRFQFPSRVRVRLPREEDRACHFSPGEVCFYESSFTCGLRFPVHPFLMELLDHFGIAPGQLMPNSWRIVINCMQIWLASNGDMIRLAELTYLYRLKESKEWGYYELVPWERKTRIVKGLPSSFRYWKSRFFFVSGDDFETQSSSDWGDIPRLLRRWGTPTLAKRRPGLKSRYKERIETAIGYAETIESWDELVDPRSLAFYNLGPDPSPFVLRQLGIEGKKKMTTKFNKDMYAKMRSKKDEPLSNLGKKIVRVTGQGSTPTPLSTLPLVALETTRTSSPTASIEEIVTPGSKRQRVAGKGKEKKKADVSSSTIWDDERLALDKAHEVITPADLKALSDMSLNDVASRHVHKLVQVLGESLHITAEYITQEAKVASLTTRMEALEKENSDLKKNLITSMDEATSLKQKVKVLDDDLRVERQLTQEKDEQLLSAREKLATVAARSVEAFQTTDEYNTVLFSWYFKGFELLRRYLVKHPSGVNMESLDLEEVDKEMALDEAAQSSAPDGDAPGPATDAPATVDASADA